The following proteins are encoded in a genomic region of Pseudoxanthomonas suwonensis 11-1:
- the ilvC gene encoding ketol-acid reductoisomerase — MTSSTSTKIAIVGYGSQGRAHALNLRDSGFDVTVGLRPGGPTEAKAKADGFVVKSPAEAVKDADLVAVLTPDMVQKKLYEDVLRDNLKQGAVLLFAHGLNVHFGMISPREDLDVVLVAPKGPGALVRREYEIGRGVPCIYAVYQDKSGKAEEFALAYAGGLGGARANIIKTTFKEETETDLFGEQAVLCGGASSLVQAGFETLVEAGYQPEIAYYEVLHELKLIVDLFYEGGITRMLEFISETAQYGDFVSGPRVIDASVKARMKDVLTDIQNGTFVRNWQAEYDAGLPNYRKFQQADKDHPIEKVGKELRAKMVWLQGNAGPASEEQAKKTAAA; from the coding sequence ATGACCAGCAGCACCTCCACCAAGATCGCGATCGTCGGCTACGGCAGCCAGGGCCGCGCGCACGCGCTGAACCTGCGCGACTCCGGCTTCGACGTGACCGTGGGCCTGCGCCCGGGCGGCCCGACCGAGGCCAAGGCCAAGGCGGACGGCTTCGTGGTCAAGAGCCCGGCCGAGGCGGTGAAGGATGCCGACCTGGTCGCCGTGCTGACCCCGGACATGGTCCAGAAGAAGCTCTACGAGGACGTCCTGCGCGACAACCTCAAGCAGGGCGCGGTGCTGCTGTTCGCCCACGGCCTCAACGTGCACTTCGGCATGATCTCCCCGCGCGAGGACCTGGACGTGGTGCTGGTCGCGCCCAAGGGCCCGGGCGCGCTGGTCCGCCGCGAGTACGAGATCGGCCGCGGCGTGCCTTGCATCTACGCGGTGTACCAGGACAAGTCGGGCAAGGCCGAGGAGTTCGCCCTGGCCTACGCCGGTGGCCTGGGCGGTGCCCGCGCCAACATCATCAAGACCACCTTCAAGGAAGAGACCGAGACCGACCTGTTCGGCGAGCAGGCCGTGCTGTGCGGCGGCGCCTCCTCGCTGGTCCAGGCCGGCTTCGAGACCCTGGTCGAGGCCGGCTACCAGCCGGAGATCGCCTACTACGAGGTCCTGCACGAGCTGAAGCTGATCGTCGACCTGTTCTACGAAGGCGGCATCACCCGCATGCTGGAGTTCATCTCCGAGACCGCGCAGTACGGCGACTTCGTCTCCGGCCCGCGCGTGATCGACGCCTCGGTCAAGGCGCGCATGAAGGACGTGCTGACCGACATCCAGAACGGCACCTTCGTGCGCAACTGGCAGGCCGAGTACGACGCGGGCCTGCCGAACTACAGGAAGTTCCAGCAGGCCGACAAGGACCACCCGATCGAGAAGGTCGGCAAGGAACTGCGCGCCAAGATGGTGTGGCTGCAGGGCAACGCCGGGCCGGCCAGCGAAGAACAAGCCAAGAAGACCGCCGCCGCATGA
- a CDS encoding glycoside hydrolase 5 family protein, whose protein sequence is MVAMLLAMLSAAPALAAQSGFVRVEGTRFLLDGKPYRFAGANFWYGAYLGAEDGVGDRARLRAELDQLKAAGIDNLRVLAMSEASGFKRGVRPAFMTAPGEYDQRLLEGLDVLLDEMRQRDMKAVLYLNNFWQWSGGMSQYVSWFTGEPVFDPDETGDWNGFMQNSARFYAMPEAQAAYRDAIRTVITRRNSVNGIAYVDDPTVMSWQLANEPRPGSDAGGAPNFQAYRAWLHDTAGFIRQLAPRQLVSSGSEGNKGSLSDDDYYLIAHASPNIDYLTFHLWPSNWSWIDHDDPAARLEPGLETSLEYIDRHVEMARKLGKPIVLSEFGLNRDKGSYDPASGVTARDRFYKAIFDRVLEHARAGAPIAGSNFWAWGGRGRTSNPDWMWKEGDPFTGDPPQEAQGLFSLFDSDASTLRIVSGHARAIRELP, encoded by the coding sequence ATGGTGGCGATGCTCCTGGCAATGCTGTCCGCCGCGCCGGCATTGGCCGCGCAATCCGGGTTCGTCCGGGTCGAGGGCACCCGCTTCCTGCTCGACGGCAAGCCCTACCGGTTCGCCGGTGCGAACTTCTGGTACGGCGCCTACCTGGGCGCGGAGGACGGGGTCGGCGACCGTGCGCGCCTGCGCGCGGAACTGGACCAGCTCAAGGCTGCCGGTATCGACAACCTGCGCGTGCTCGCCATGAGCGAGGCCAGCGGTTTCAAGCGCGGCGTACGCCCTGCCTTCATGACCGCGCCCGGCGAGTACGACCAGCGCCTGCTCGAAGGCCTGGACGTGCTGCTGGACGAGATGCGCCAGCGCGACATGAAGGCGGTGCTTTACCTCAACAACTTCTGGCAGTGGTCCGGCGGCATGTCGCAGTACGTGTCCTGGTTCACCGGCGAGCCGGTGTTCGATCCGGACGAGACCGGCGACTGGAACGGGTTCATGCAGAACTCGGCGCGCTTCTACGCCATGCCCGAGGCGCAGGCCGCGTACCGCGACGCCATCCGCACCGTCATCACCCGCCGCAACAGCGTCAACGGCATCGCCTACGTCGACGATCCGACGGTGATGTCCTGGCAGCTGGCCAACGAACCGCGCCCGGGCAGCGACGCCGGTGGCGCGCCCAACTTCCAGGCGTACCGCGCCTGGCTGCACGACACCGCCGGCTTCATCCGCCAGCTGGCGCCCAGGCAGCTGGTCAGCAGCGGCAGCGAGGGCAACAAGGGTTCGCTGTCGGACGACGACTACTACCTGATCGCCCATGCCTCGCCGAACATCGACTACCTGACCTTCCACCTGTGGCCGTCGAACTGGAGCTGGATCGACCACGACGATCCGGCGGCGCGGCTGGAGCCCGGGCTGGAGACCTCGCTGGAGTACATCGACCGCCACGTTGAAATGGCGCGGAAGCTCGGCAAGCCGATCGTGCTGTCGGAGTTCGGCCTCAACCGCGACAAGGGTTCCTACGACCCGGCCTCCGGCGTCACCGCGCGCGACCGCTTCTACAAGGCGATCTTCGACCGGGTGCTGGAGCACGCGCGCGCCGGCGCGCCGATCGCCGGTTCCAACTTCTGGGCCTGGGGCGGTCGCGGCCGCACCTCGAACCCGGACTGGATGTGGAAGGAGGGCGACCCCTTCACCGGCGACCCGCCGCAGGAGGCGCAGGGCCTGTTCTCGCTGTTCGACAGCGACGCCTCGACCCTGCGCATCGTCTCCGGGCACGCCCGCGCCATACGCGAGCTCCCGTAA
- a CDS encoding methyl-accepting chemotaxis protein produces the protein MESATQSLDSTQATTAALPDAPVALLRLDRGGRVVAANRSAHDLLGLDEIGLPVAAAGPLWGLKASDLDEAGGTWVAPGDDPARRVHYQADGEGWIVSLPHAETATLMREAALLAGTAGATVTHPLLLPLARRLAGSNAPLELLSHVNDTLARCDLALELPPAHAESECGRRLAAGFGNLAEAVRQAVALSVQLAADVPKVVGENDELANQTRAQADALEQVLAATSRLRKDLDDVRGELEQVRAAAVRADADARRGGEAARALAAAMEQVESRAARAGEVIEVIDSVAFQTNILSINAGIEAAHAGEAGRGFAVVAAEIRRLAERAASAARDVRAIVGGTVEALGESAESARHTGEVLAGIGQSLEGAGAAMESVAMRITSQGEEVLAIDRAVEQVVGLGHSNLQHAAHVAELSEALGQGVSTLHDCVGLFRLPPDPMREPRHARVRELAEAGARRIGMALAAAVADGRISAESLFSREYRQIPGIDPPKYRTPFDSLCDRVLPPLQEPVANAEPWIVFAISANPDGYVPTHNQRYCQPMTGDRAKDLVGNRTKRIFGDRVGRSVGAHTDPYRLQVYRRDTGQIMFDLSVPVYVDGRHWGGFRIGYSLE, from the coding sequence ATGGAGTCGGCGACGCAGTCGCTGGACAGCACGCAGGCAACCACCGCTGCGCTGCCCGATGCACCGGTCGCGCTGCTGCGGCTGGACCGCGGGGGCCGCGTCGTGGCCGCAAACCGCAGCGCCCATGACCTGTTGGGCCTGGACGAGATCGGGCTGCCGGTCGCGGCCGCCGGGCCGCTGTGGGGGCTGAAGGCTTCCGACCTGGACGAGGCCGGCGGCACCTGGGTGGCCCCGGGTGACGATCCGGCCCGCCGCGTGCATTACCAGGCCGACGGCGAGGGCTGGATCGTCTCGCTGCCGCATGCCGAGACCGCCACCCTGATGCGCGAGGCCGCGCTGCTGGCCGGCACCGCCGGGGCGACCGTCACCCATCCGCTGCTGCTCCCGCTGGCCCGGCGCCTGGCCGGCAGCAATGCGCCGCTGGAGCTGCTGTCCCACGTCAACGACACCCTGGCCCGCTGCGACCTGGCCCTGGAGCTGCCGCCGGCCCACGCCGAGAGCGAATGCGGACGCCGCCTGGCCGCCGGCTTCGGCAACCTGGCCGAGGCCGTGCGCCAGGCCGTGGCCCTTTCCGTGCAGCTGGCCGCCGACGTACCCAAGGTGGTCGGCGAGAACGACGAGCTGGCCAACCAGACCCGTGCCCAGGCCGACGCCCTGGAGCAGGTGCTGGCCGCGACCAGCCGCCTGCGCAAGGACCTGGACGACGTGCGCGGTGAACTCGAGCAGGTACGCGCCGCCGCCGTGCGCGCCGATGCCGACGCCCGCCGCGGCGGCGAGGCCGCGCGTGCCCTGGCCGCGGCCATGGAGCAGGTCGAGAGCCGCGCCGCCCGCGCCGGCGAGGTCATCGAGGTGATCGACTCGGTCGCCTTCCAGACCAACATCCTGTCGATCAACGCCGGCATCGAGGCCGCCCACGCCGGCGAGGCCGGTCGTGGCTTCGCCGTGGTCGCCGCCGAGATCCGGCGCCTGGCCGAACGCGCCGCCAGCGCCGCGCGCGACGTTCGCGCCATCGTCGGCGGCACGGTGGAGGCGCTCGGGGAGAGCGCCGAATCGGCCCGCCATACCGGCGAGGTGCTGGCCGGCATCGGCCAGTCGCTGGAAGGTGCCGGTGCGGCGATGGAATCGGTGGCGATGCGCATCACCTCGCAGGGCGAGGAAGTGCTGGCGATCGACCGCGCGGTGGAACAGGTCGTCGGCCTGGGCCACAGCAACCTGCAGCACGCCGCCCACGTGGCCGAGCTGAGCGAGGCGCTGGGCCAGGGCGTATCCACCCTGCACGACTGCGTCGGCCTGTTCCGCCTGCCGCCGGACCCGATGCGGGAGCCGCGCCATGCGCGCGTTCGCGAGCTGGCGGAGGCCGGCGCGCGCCGCATCGGCATGGCCCTGGCTGCCGCGGTGGCCGATGGCCGGATCAGCGCCGAGTCCCTGTTCTCGCGCGAGTACAGGCAGATCCCCGGGATCGATCCGCCGAAGTACCGCACCCCGTTCGACTCGCTGTGCGACCGGGTGCTGCCGCCGCTGCAGGAGCCGGTGGCCAACGCCGAGCCGTGGATCGTCTTCGCGATCAGCGCCAACCCGGACGGCTACGTGCCCACCCACAACCAGCGCTACTGCCAGCCGATGACCGGCGACCGCGCGAAGGACCTGGTCGGCAACCGCACCAAGCGCATCTTCGGCGACCGCGTCGGCCGCAGCGTCGGCGCGCACACCGATCCGTACCGGCTGCAGGTCTACCGCCGCGACACCGGGCAGATCATGTTCGACCTGTCGGTGCCGGTGTACGTGGATGGCCGCCACTGGGGCGGGTTCCGCATCGGCTACTCGCTCGAGTAG
- the ilvG gene encoding acetolactate synthase 2 catalytic subunit, translated as MNANTPTATAAGLRNGAAWVAHALEAEGVDTIFGYPGGAIMPFYDALVDSGLRHILVRHEQGAALAANGYARASGRVGVCVATSGPGASNLVTGIADAMLDSVPMVCITGQVPTTLLGTDAFQELDVFGMTMPIVKHSFLVRSVDDLPHVMAEAFRIAREGRPGPVLVDLPKDVQVGPATHLPVHVPAAVEPAPAPPDAALAEAIAAIAAAEKPVVYGGGGIGICDAVAEFRQFVEATGIPTVLTLRGLGSLPGSHPQYLGMLGMHGTRAANIAVQESDLLVVVGARFDDRATGKLAEFAPFARVVHLDADAYEISKLRNADIALPGDLAAGLRALAAARSTATEWRKRCDTLREKHAARYDAPGQDIYAPALLKRVSELSPDAIVTADVGQHQMWVAQHCRFSHPRNHLTSGALGTMGFGLPAAMGAQFAFPDRPVVLVNGDGGFMMNVQELVTIARCKLPVKIILLDNSALGMVRQWQELFFDKRYSEIDLSDNPDFAALAQVCGIPATRIEQRSQVEDALSALLSSPGPGLLHVKIDARANVWPLVPPNTANSHMLEANPNEQKAESAHALPA; from the coding sequence ATGAACGCCAACACCCCCACAGCGACGGCGGCCGGGCTGCGCAATGGCGCAGCCTGGGTCGCGCATGCGCTGGAAGCCGAGGGGGTGGACACCATCTTCGGCTATCCGGGCGGCGCGATCATGCCGTTCTACGACGCCCTGGTGGATTCGGGGCTGCGCCACATCCTGGTGCGCCATGAGCAGGGAGCGGCACTGGCGGCCAACGGCTATGCACGCGCCTCCGGAAGGGTCGGCGTGTGCGTGGCGACCTCCGGTCCCGGCGCATCGAACCTGGTGACCGGCATCGCCGACGCGATGCTGGACTCGGTGCCGATGGTCTGCATCACCGGCCAGGTCCCGACCACGCTGCTGGGGACCGACGCGTTCCAGGAACTGGATGTGTTCGGCATGACCATGCCCATCGTCAAGCACAGCTTCCTGGTGCGCAGCGTCGACGACCTGCCGCACGTGATGGCCGAGGCCTTCCGCATCGCCCGCGAGGGCCGGCCCGGCCCGGTCCTGGTCGACCTGCCCAAGGACGTCCAGGTCGGTCCGGCCACGCACCTGCCGGTGCACGTGCCGGCGGCGGTGGAGCCGGCGCCGGCGCCGCCGGATGCCGCCCTGGCCGAGGCCATCGCCGCGATCGCCGCGGCCGAGAAGCCCGTGGTCTACGGCGGTGGCGGCATCGGCATCTGCGACGCGGTGGCGGAGTTCCGCCAGTTCGTGGAGGCCACCGGCATCCCGACCGTGCTGACCCTGCGCGGCCTGGGCTCGCTGCCGGGCAGTCATCCGCAGTACCTGGGCATGCTTGGCATGCATGGCACCCGCGCCGCCAATATCGCCGTGCAGGAATCGGACCTGCTGGTCGTGGTCGGCGCGCGCTTCGACGACCGCGCCACCGGCAAGCTGGCCGAGTTCGCGCCGTTCGCCCGGGTCGTCCATCTGGATGCCGACGCCTACGAGATCTCCAAGCTGCGCAACGCCGACATCGCCCTGCCGGGCGACCTGGCCGCGGGCCTGCGCGCCCTGGCCGCGGCGCGCAGCACCGCCACCGAATGGCGCAAGCGCTGCGACACCCTGCGCGAGAAGCACGCCGCGCGCTACGACGCCCCCGGCCAGGACATCTACGCCCCGGCCCTGCTGAAGCGGGTCAGCGAGCTGAGCCCCGACGCGATCGTCACCGCCGATGTCGGCCAGCACCAGATGTGGGTGGCGCAGCACTGCCGCTTCTCGCATCCGCGCAACCACCTGACCTCCGGCGCCCTGGGCACGATGGGCTTCGGCCTGCCGGCGGCGATGGGCGCGCAGTTCGCGTTCCCGGACCGGCCGGTGGTGCTGGTCAACGGCGACGGCGGCTTCATGATGAACGTGCAGGAGCTGGTGACCATCGCCCGCTGCAAGCTGCCGGTGAAGATCATCCTGCTGGACAACAGCGCCCTGGGCATGGTCCGCCAGTGGCAGGAGCTGTTCTTCGACAAGCGCTACAGCGAGATCGACCTGTCCGACAACCCGGACTTCGCCGCGCTGGCACAGGTCTGCGGCATCCCGGCGACCCGGATCGAGCAGCGATCGCAGGTCGAGGATGCGCTGTCCGCCCTGCTCTCCTCGCCGGGCCCCGGCCTGCTGCACGTGAAGATCGACGCAAGGGCCAACGTCTGGCCGCTGGTGCCGCCGAACACGGCCAACAGCCACATGCTGGAAGCCAATCCCAACGAACAGAAGGCAGAGTCAGCTCATGCACTACCGGCTTGA
- the ggt gene encoding gamma-glutamyltransferase — protein sequence MPALRSSLVALGLLLATGAPAADRVTGHAFATRSEVIAPHAMAATSHPLATQIALDVMRQGGSAVDAAIAANAALGLMEPTGNGIGGDLFAIVWDPKTQKLYGYNGSGRSPKSLTLAEFRRRGLTDIPAQGPLPVSVPGAVDGWFALHGRFGRLPMADNLAPAIRYARDGHPVHEVIAYYWERSVPRLSQFPGFTEQFTIDGRAPRKGELWKNPNLAATLEKIAEGGRDAFYKGDIARTIDAYFKANGGFLSYADLAAHQGEWVEPVSTNYRGYDVWELPPNSQGIAALQMLNILEGYDFSEIAFGSPEHLHLFVEAKKLAFADRARFYADTSFQSAPVAKLVSKEYAAQRRELISMDKALREVQPATPKQLEEGDTIYMTVADGDGMMVSLIQSNYRGMGSGMAPPGLGFILQDRGEMFVLAGCERKPAHPNCYAPGKRPFQTIIPAFITRDGKPWVSFGVMGGAMQPQGHVQIVMNLVDFGMNLQEAGDAPRIQHEGSTEPTGAATAMSDGGEVNLETGFSWETVRALMRKGHRVTFADGPYGGYQAIARDPATGVYYGASESRKDGQAAGY from the coding sequence ATGCCCGCACTCCGATCCTCCCTCGTCGCCCTGGGCCTGCTGCTGGCAACGGGGGCGCCCGCCGCCGATCGCGTCACCGGCCATGCCTTCGCCACCCGTTCGGAGGTGATCGCGCCGCATGCCATGGCCGCGACCTCGCATCCGCTGGCCACCCAGATCGCGCTGGATGTCATGAGGCAGGGCGGTTCGGCGGTGGATGCGGCGATTGCCGCCAACGCCGCGCTGGGCCTGATGGAGCCGACCGGCAACGGCATCGGCGGCGACCTGTTCGCCATCGTGTGGGATCCCAAGACGCAGAAGCTGTACGGTTACAACGGCTCCGGCCGCTCGCCGAAGTCGCTGACCCTGGCCGAGTTCCGCCGCCGCGGCCTGACCGATATCCCTGCACAGGGTCCGCTGCCGGTATCGGTACCAGGCGCGGTCGATGGCTGGTTCGCGCTGCACGGCCGCTTCGGCAGGCTGCCCATGGCGGACAACCTGGCGCCGGCGATCCGCTACGCCCGCGACGGTCATCCGGTGCACGAGGTGATCGCCTACTACTGGGAGCGCTCGGTGCCGCGGCTGTCGCAGTTCCCGGGCTTCACCGAGCAGTTCACCATCGACGGCCGCGCGCCGCGCAAGGGCGAGCTGTGGAAGAACCCGAACCTCGCCGCCACCCTGGAGAAGATCGCCGAAGGCGGCCGCGACGCGTTCTACAAGGGCGACATCGCCCGCACCATCGATGCCTACTTCAAGGCCAACGGCGGCTTCCTGTCCTACGCGGACCTGGCCGCGCACCAGGGCGAGTGGGTCGAGCCGGTGTCGACGAACTACCGCGGCTACGACGTGTGGGAGCTGCCGCCAAACAGCCAGGGCATCGCCGCGCTGCAGATGCTCAACATCCTCGAGGGTTACGACTTCTCGGAGATCGCCTTCGGCTCGCCTGAACACCTGCACCTGTTCGTGGAGGCCAAGAAGCTGGCCTTCGCCGATCGCGCGCGCTTCTACGCCGACACGTCGTTCCAGTCGGCACCAGTGGCGAAGCTGGTGTCCAAAGAGTACGCCGCGCAACGTCGCGAGCTGATCTCGATGGACAAGGCGCTGCGCGAGGTGCAGCCGGCCACGCCGAAGCAGCTGGAGGAGGGCGACACCATCTACATGACCGTGGCCGACGGCGACGGGATGATGGTCTCGCTGATCCAGTCCAACTACCGCGGCATGGGCAGCGGCATGGCGCCGCCCGGTCTGGGCTTCATCCTGCAGGACCGTGGCGAGATGTTCGTGCTGGCCGGCTGCGAGCGCAAACCCGCGCATCCCAACTGCTACGCCCCGGGCAAGCGTCCGTTCCAGACCATCATCCCGGCCTTCATCACCAGGGACGGCAAGCCCTGGGTGAGCTTCGGGGTGATGGGCGGGGCGATGCAGCCCCAGGGCCACGTGCAGATCGTGATGAACCTGGTGGACTTCGGCATGAACCTGCAGGAGGCCGGCGACGCACCGCGCATCCAGCACGAGGGTTCGACCGAGCCGACCGGCGCTGCCACGGCGATGAGCGACGGTGGCGAGGTCAACCTGGAGACCGGGTTCTCCTGGGAGACCGTGCGCGCGCTGATGCGCAAGGGCCATCGCGTGACCTTCGCCGATGGTCCCTACGGTGGCTACCAGGCCATCGCCCGCGATCCGGCGACCGGCGTCTACTACGGCGCCTCCGAGAGCCGCAAGGACGGACAGGCCGCCGGCTACTGA
- the ilvD gene encoding dihydroxy-acid dehydratase, with product MPDYRSRTSTHGRNMAGARALWRATGMKDGDFQKPIVAIANSFTQFVPGHVHLKDLGQLVAREIERVGGVAKEFNTIAVDDGIAMGHDGMLYSLPSRELIADAVEYMVNAHCADALVCISNCDKITPGMLMAALRLNIPTVFVSGGPMEAGKTRLADHKLDLIDAMVMAADPNASDEQVAAVERSACPTCGSCSGMFTANSMNCLTEALGLSLPGNGTVVATHADREALFKKAGVTAVELCHRWYGAGDERALPRGIATFEAFENAMALDIAMGGSTNTILHLLAAAQEGEVPFTLHDIDRLSRKVPQLCKVAPNTQKYHIEDVHRAGGIMSILGELARGGLVHTNVPTVHAPSLGEAIERWDVTRSADESVHTFFRAGPAGIPTQVAFSQDTRWPSLDTDRAEGCIRDMDHAFSKEGGLAVLHGNIALDGCVVKTAGVDESILVFEGPARVYESQDAAVKGILGDEVQAGEVVVIRYEGPKGGPGMQEMLYPTSYLKSKGLGKKCALLTDGRFSGGTSGLSIGHASPEAAAGGAIGLVRNGDRIRIDIPARAIDLLVDEAELARRRSEQDAKGWRPAEPRPRKVSTALKAYALLATSADKGAVRDRELLEG from the coding sequence ATGCCCGACTACCGCTCACGCACCTCGACCCACGGCCGCAACATGGCCGGCGCCCGCGCCCTGTGGCGCGCCACCGGCATGAAGGACGGCGACTTCCAGAAGCCGATCGTCGCCATCGCCAACTCGTTCACCCAGTTCGTGCCCGGCCATGTCCACCTCAAGGACCTCGGCCAGCTGGTGGCGCGCGAGATCGAGCGCGTCGGCGGCGTGGCCAAGGAGTTCAACACCATCGCGGTGGACGACGGCATCGCCATGGGCCACGACGGCATGCTGTATTCGCTGCCAAGCCGCGAGCTGATCGCCGACGCGGTGGAGTACATGGTCAACGCGCACTGCGCCGATGCGCTGGTGTGCATCTCCAACTGCGACAAGATCACCCCGGGCATGCTGATGGCCGCGCTGCGGCTCAACATCCCCACCGTGTTCGTGTCCGGCGGGCCGATGGAAGCGGGCAAGACCCGCCTTGCCGACCACAAGCTGGACCTGATCGACGCGATGGTGATGGCGGCCGATCCCAACGCCTCGGACGAGCAGGTCGCCGCGGTCGAACGCAGTGCCTGCCCGACCTGCGGCTCGTGCTCGGGCATGTTCACCGCCAACTCGATGAACTGCCTGACCGAGGCCCTGGGCCTTTCGCTGCCGGGCAACGGCACCGTGGTGGCCACCCATGCCGACCGCGAGGCGCTGTTCAAGAAGGCGGGCGTGACCGCGGTGGAGCTGTGCCATCGCTGGTACGGCGCCGGTGACGAGCGCGCGCTGCCGCGCGGCATCGCCACCTTCGAGGCGTTCGAGAACGCGATGGCGCTGGACATCGCCATGGGCGGTTCGACCAACACCATCCTGCACCTGCTGGCAGCGGCGCAGGAGGGCGAAGTGCCGTTCACCCTGCACGACATCGACCGGCTCTCGCGCAAGGTGCCGCAGCTGTGCAAGGTCGCGCCGAACACGCAGAAGTACCACATCGAGGACGTGCACCGCGCCGGCGGCATCATGTCCATCCTTGGCGAGCTGGCGCGTGGCGGGCTGGTGCATACCAACGTGCCGACCGTGCATGCGCCCAGCCTGGGCGAGGCGATCGAGCGCTGGGACGTGACCCGCAGCGCCGACGAATCCGTGCACACCTTCTTCCGCGCGGGTCCTGCCGGCATCCCGACCCAGGTCGCCTTCAGCCAGGACACGCGCTGGCCGTCGCTCGACACCGACCGCGCCGAGGGCTGCATCCGCGACATGGACCACGCCTTCTCGAAGGAGGGCGGCCTCGCCGTGCTCCACGGCAACATCGCCCTCGACGGCTGCGTGGTGAAGACCGCCGGCGTGGACGAATCGATCCTGGTGTTCGAGGGCCCGGCGCGGGTCTACGAGAGCCAGGATGCGGCGGTGAAGGGCATCCTCGGCGACGAGGTGCAGGCGGGCGAGGTGGTGGTGATCCGCTACGAAGGCCCGAAGGGCGGTCCCGGCATGCAGGAGATGCTGTACCCGACCAGCTACCTGAAGTCGAAGGGGCTGGGGAAGAAGTGCGCGCTGCTGACCGATGGCCGTTTCTCCGGCGGCACCTCGGGCCTGTCGATCGGCCATGCCTCGCCCGAGGCGGCGGCTGGTGGCGCCATCGGCCTGGTGCGCAACGGCGACCGCATCCGCATCGACATCCCCGCACGCGCCATCGACCTGCTGGTGGACGAGGCGGAGCTGGCTAGGCGCCGCAGCGAACAGGACGCGAAGGGCTGGCGCCCGGCGGAACCACGTCCGCGCAAGGTCAGCACCGCGTTGAAGGCCTATGCGCTGCTGGCGACAAGCGCCGACAAGGGCGCGGTGCGCGACCGCGAACTGCTGGAAGGCTGA
- a CDS encoding ACT domain-containing protein, which yields MHYRLDLVLKPVEGALVRVIGMTERRGFAPRAIQGSPASDGRWRLQLLVDGGRPAETLRRQLQKVYDCESVEVVPVDGPLPGAADGAAP from the coding sequence ATGCACTACCGGCTTGACCTGGTGCTGAAGCCCGTGGAGGGCGCGCTGGTGCGCGTGATCGGCATGACCGAGCGCCGCGGCTTCGCCCCGCGCGCGATCCAGGGTTCGCCCGCCAGCGACGGGCGCTGGAGGCTGCAGCTGCTGGTCGATGGCGGCCGCCCGGCCGAGACCCTGCGCCGCCAGCTGCAGAAGGTGTACGACTGCGAGTCGGTCGAGGTCGTGCCCGTGGATGGCCCGCTGCCCGGCGCGGCCGATGGGGCGGCACCGTGA
- a CDS encoding threonine dehydratase, translating into MPETGRASTGEPDVGDVGVADVLAAQSRLRRFLPVTPMHQAERFGVMLKLENLQRTGSYKVRGALNAMLAARERGDERPVICASAGNHAQGVAWAAYRLGVQAITVMPHGAPETKIAGVTHWGATVRQHGDSYDEAFAFARQLAEQYGYRFLSAFDDPDVIAGQGTIGIEIAPHAPDVVIVPIGGGGLASGVALALKSQGVRVVGAQVEGVDSMARAIRGDVRQIDPVKSLADGVRVKVPGFLTRQLCARLLDDVVIVREAELRETLVRLALEENLIAEGAGALALAAGRRVAGRRKCAVVSGGNIDAATLAQLLSEVRPRPPRKPRRRNRGPEPAAAAKGDAAPRKDPPVAKRRPAANLSPATIPVTKAPNAPQPVSEEEFTW; encoded by the coding sequence ATGCCTGAGACCGGCCGCGCCAGCACCGGGGAACCTGACGTCGGCGACGTCGGCGTTGCCGACGTGCTGGCCGCGCAGTCGCGGCTGCGCCGGTTCCTGCCGGTGACGCCGATGCACCAGGCCGAACGCTTCGGCGTGATGCTCAAGCTGGAGAACCTGCAGCGCACCGGCTCCTACAAGGTCCGCGGCGCGCTCAACGCGATGCTGGCCGCGCGCGAGCGCGGCGACGAACGCCCGGTGATCTGCGCCTCGGCCGGCAACCATGCCCAGGGCGTGGCCTGGGCCGCCTACCGCCTGGGCGTGCAGGCGATCACGGTGATGCCGCACGGCGCACCGGAGACCAAGATCGCCGGCGTCACCCACTGGGGCGCCACCGTGCGCCAGCACGGCGACAGCTACGACGAGGCCTTCGCCTTCGCCCGCCAGCTGGCCGAGCAGTACGGCTACCGTTTCCTGTCCGCGTTCGACGACCCGGACGTAATTGCCGGCCAGGGCACGATCGGGATCGAGATCGCGCCGCACGCCCCGGACGTGGTGATCGTCCCGATCGGCGGCGGCGGCCTGGCCTCGGGCGTGGCGCTGGCGCTGAAGTCCCAGGGCGTGCGCGTGGTCGGCGCCCAGGTCGAGGGCGTGGATTCGATGGCCCGCGCCATCCGCGGCGACGTCCGCCAGATCGACCCGGTGAAGTCCCTGGCCGACGGCGTGCGGGTGAAGGTGCCCGGCTTCCTGACCCGCCAGCTGTGCGCCCGCCTGCTGGACGACGTGGTCATCGTGCGCGAGGCCGAGCTGCGCGAGACCCTGGTGCGCCTGGCCCTGGAAGAGAACCTGATCGCCGAGGGCGCCGGCGCCCTGGCCCTGGCCGCAGGCCGCCGCGTGGCCGGGCGGCGCAAGTGCGCCGTGGTCTCCGGCGGCAATATCGATGCCGCCACCCTGGCCCAGCTGCTGTCCGAGGTCCGCCCGCGACCGCCGCGCAAACCGCGCCGGCGCAACCGCGGCCCCGAGCCCGCAGCTGCCGCCAAGGGGGATGCTGCGCCGCGCAAAGACCCACCCGTGGCAAAGCGCCGTCCAGCAGCTAACCTGTCCCCTGCAACCATTCCCGTCACAAAGGCGCCGAACGCGCCGCAGCCCGTCAGCGAAGAGGAGTTCACCTGGTGA